A single window of Paenibacillus sp. FSL H8-0537 DNA harbors:
- a CDS encoding ABC transporter ATP-binding protein produces MTEPIISVSHVSKHFEIYSSSQDRLKQMIFRGNKQYYREFWALRDINLDIYKGETVGIVGRNGSGKSTLLQIIAGTLLPTSGKVTVNGKVAALLELGSGFNMQYTGKENVYLNGAIWGLNELQIDKLYDEIVDFSEIGDFMDQPISTYSSGMIVRLAFAVQAVIPKDVLIVDEALAVGDELFQRKCYAKIEQFKKSGGTILYVSHSGASVIELCDRAMLLDSGEQIIIGKSKSVVSLYHKLLYASPERKQQVRDDIIRQVSELDNELEEEVIDTVLIQEDQVSASEDNIPSELEDYFDAGLLDNIRPVEYDEDGAKIFEAGIYNEEGAQVNVLASGQPYLFKYKVKFEKKHHNVRFGFLIKTMNGFGLGGAASAKYGKQINQVNSGSEIKVEFRFVPRLNTGIYFLNGGVLADSNKGETFIHRVIDISAFRIRADEEALFTEYVDFEVESKVFER; encoded by the coding sequence ATGACAGAACCAATTATTTCAGTTAGCCATGTTAGTAAACATTTTGAGATATATAGCAGTTCACAGGATCGGCTTAAACAGATGATTTTCCGGGGAAATAAACAATATTATCGAGAGTTCTGGGCTTTAAGAGATATTAATTTGGATATTTATAAAGGCGAAACAGTAGGTATTGTAGGAAGAAATGGCTCTGGGAAGAGCACACTCTTACAAATTATTGCCGGAACCCTCTTGCCGACTTCAGGTAAAGTGACTGTCAATGGGAAAGTTGCCGCACTTCTTGAGTTAGGCAGCGGATTTAATATGCAGTACACAGGAAAAGAAAATGTATATCTTAATGGCGCTATTTGGGGCTTAAATGAATTACAAATAGATAAGCTTTATGATGAGATTGTAGACTTTTCAGAAATAGGCGATTTTATGGATCAGCCAATATCTACCTACTCTTCAGGGATGATTGTTAGGCTTGCTTTTGCCGTTCAAGCTGTTATACCAAAAGATGTTCTCATCGTAGATGAGGCATTAGCAGTTGGAGATGAATTGTTTCAACGCAAATGCTATGCGAAAATTGAACAATTTAAAAAGAGCGGCGGAACGATTTTATACGTTTCTCATTCGGGTGCGTCTGTTATAGAATTATGTGATAGAGCAATGCTTCTTGATTCTGGAGAGCAGATTATAATTGGAAAGAGCAAAAGCGTAGTCAGTTTATATCATAAGCTTCTGTATGCTTCTCCTGAGAGAAAACAGCAGGTGCGTGATGATATTATTCGTCAAGTATCTGAACTTGATAATGAGTTGGAAGAAGAAGTGATCGATACAGTCCTTATTCAAGAGGATCAGGTGTCAGCTAGCGAAGATAACATTCCTTCAGAACTGGAAGATTATTTTGATGCAGGGCTGCTGGATAATATTAGACCTGTTGAGTACGATGAGGATGGAGCAAAAATATTTGAAGCAGGCATTTATAATGAAGAAGGTGCACAGGTAAATGTTTTGGCATCTGGCCAACCTTATTTATTTAAATATAAAGTAAAATTTGAGAAGAAGCATCATAATGTGCGATTTGGCTTTTTAATTAAAACGATGAATGGATTTGGTTTGGGAGGCGCAGCCTCTGCCAAGTATGGCAAGCAAATAAACCAAGTAAACAGTGGCTCAGAAATTAAAGTAGAATTTCGTTTTGTGCCGAGGCTTAATACGGGAATTTATTTTCTGAATGGTGGAGTGCTGGCTGATTCGAATAAGGGAGAGACCTTTATTCATCGTGTTATTGATATAAGTGCTTTTAGAATTAGGGCGGATGAGGAAGCCTTATTTACTGAATATGTAGATTTTGAAGTTGAGAGTAAAGTGTTTGAGCGATAA
- a CDS encoding ABC transporter permease, with protein MVQTLWKQRNLINQFVKREVSGRYKGSYLGMVWSFINPLMMLIIYTYFFSVVFRAKWGGGADESQVEFALILFCGLITFNFFSDIITRSPAIIVSNPNYVKKVVFPLEILPVTIVGAAFVHFLISFGILLVALIVLMGIINWTIILVPLVMLPLALMTLGLSWFFASLGVFIRDIGQFLGVAVQALMFLSPIFYPISIIPENLRGIYYINPISHVVEDMRKVIILGQFPSWSWLLLGTAIGLITTWLGYYWFSKTKGGFADVL; from the coding sequence ATGGTTCAAACGTTATGGAAGCAAAGAAATTTAATTAATCAATTTGTTAAACGTGAAGTGTCAGGACGTTATAAAGGCTCATATTTGGGAATGGTGTGGTCATTCATTAATCCTCTGATGATGCTAATCATTTATACTTACTTTTTCAGCGTTGTATTTAGAGCAAAATGGGGAGGAGGAGCAGATGAGAGTCAGGTAGAGTTTGCTTTGATTTTGTTTTGTGGACTTATTACGTTTAATTTCTTTTCTGATATTATAACCCGCTCCCCGGCTATCATTGTAAGCAACCCTAACTATGTTAAAAAGGTCGTTTTTCCACTGGAGATTTTGCCTGTAACGATAGTAGGAGCGGCTTTCGTTCATTTTTTAATCAGCTTTGGGATACTGCTGGTTGCTTTAATCGTGCTAATGGGAATCATAAATTGGACGATTATATTAGTTCCTTTGGTTATGCTGCCACTCGCGCTAATGACACTGGGATTATCTTGGTTTTTTGCTTCACTTGGCGTGTTTATAAGAGATATTGGCCAGTTTTTGGGTGTTGCTGTTCAAGCATTAATGTTTTTGAGTCCTATATTTTATCCTATTTCTATCATTCCGGAAAATTTAAGAGGGATTTATTATATTAATCCTATTAGTCATGTAGTAGAGGATATGAGGAAAGTCATTATATTAGGACAATTTCCAAGCTGGTCTTGGTTATTGCTAGGAACTGCAATCGGTTTAATTACAACCTGGCTAGGTTATTATTGGTTCTCCAAAACGAAAGGTGGATTTGCAGATGTCTTATGA
- the cysC gene encoding adenylyl-sulfate kinase codes for MERNEQLMLQLYTVTKEMRQQQNNHKSCVIWFTGLSGSGKSTLANALEAYFFENQLKSYVLDGDNIRMGLNKNLGFSVADRTENIRRIGEVAKLFTDAGIITLAAFISPFNEDRQAVRELFAPGEFIEVYVKCSLDTCEKRDTKGLYKKARNGDIQNFTGIDSPYEVPINPEITIETEDKSITDSIEVIIQYLKQNDVVV; via the coding sequence ATGGAGCGAAATGAGCAGCTAATGTTACAACTATATACGGTTACAAAAGAAATGAGACAGCAGCAAAATAATCATAAAAGCTGTGTTATTTGGTTTACTGGATTGTCCGGTTCAGGCAAATCGACATTGGCAAATGCTTTGGAAGCTTATTTTTTTGAAAACCAGCTTAAATCCTATGTGCTCGACGGGGACAACATTCGGATGGGATTAAATAAAAATCTTGGTTTTTCTGTTGCTGACCGTACTGAAAATATTAGGCGTATTGGGGAAGTAGCAAAGCTGTTCACAGACGCTGGTATAATTACGTTAGCTGCATTTATATCTCCCTTTAATGAAGACAGGCAAGCAGTCAGAGAGCTTTTTGCGCCAGGAGAATTTATAGAAGTTTATGTAAAATGCTCATTGGATACTTGTGAGAAAAGAGATACTAAAGGGTTGTATAAAAAGGCCCGTAATGGAGATATTCAAAATTTTACAGGAATAGACTCTCCTTATGAGGTGCCAATAAACCCTGAAATTACAATCGAAACAGAAGATAAGTCCATTACAGATAGTATAGAGGTTATTATTCAATATTTGAAACAAAATGATGTTGTCGTCTAA
- a CDS encoding polymer-forming cytoskeletal protein produces the protein MSIFKENKRISPTDTLIGQGTHVEGKLICEAGLRIEGEYRGDIECAGDVIIGESGIARSNITAKDLTVAGKLFGDITTKGRLTITATGQITGNINAHSLIIQDGGSFNGSSHMERGQAPLTRPLSETDGTGKETAAKDGSNRDKARQAV, from the coding sequence ATGTCTATTTTCAAGGAAAACAAACGAATATCTCCCACAGATACACTGATTGGGCAGGGTACCCATGTGGAAGGCAAGCTGATCTGTGAAGCAGGCCTGCGCATTGAAGGTGAATACCGTGGAGACATTGAATGTGCAGGAGATGTCATTATTGGCGAATCTGGGATAGCGCGTTCTAACATAACTGCGAAGGATTTGACTGTAGCGGGCAAGCTATTCGGCGATATTACGACGAAGGGGCGGCTCACCATAACCGCAACTGGGCAAATTACAGGGAACATTAACGCCCATTCCTTAATCATTCAAGATGGCGGAAGCTTCAATGGCAGCAGCCATATGGAACGGGGGCAGGCACCGCTCACACGCCCGCTCTCCGAAACAGACGGTACAGGCAAAGAAACGGCTGCTAAGGACGGCAGCAATCGGGATAAAGCCCGTCAGGCAGTCTAG
- a CDS encoding O-antigen ligase family protein yields MSARKNATQNTAGLAKEQPLLQGLLTLGLALFVLIFPYDRGLFNGYEYAFESPIYNAAIYGYVLLAATALFAYLTGWKLNNHRSVLSIAILLLPAIYWLSSMQAVSSYYAKFMTFVFFLLAALFLTSLYAAGKVQMRKWLEYGVMLSAYLIVFFGLLNLFGQQYYKDAMWLAHDGYRLSSVFQYSNTYAGFLIAIFLIAAYYAATCERWYMRLANSIMLVPILISFFLAYSRGAIVIIPVMLIVILPFLKLARQFAYVVYAGLSALLTLVILGKITANTEAISAIVQPTETKVATTISMFDKLPLQSWALLAGAALVNAGLIILIHKKLFPWIENKSERLAQRKWAFAAFPAAIIVIGLLAAVLLITSDGIRDLLPEKIASRFENINLQQHSVLERWTFYEDGLKVAKDYPLLGAGGGGWQALYEQYQNNPYWSRQAHSFFIQTLVEVGWIGFAALIGLLIYTYFLYIRSYIRHPERRGSHLIFFILATTLLLHSAIDFDMSYVYLSALLFISLGAMIAPYGKSLAFKQREENVQGRTVKWIYPTAIGVLAIVLLVGSARENSANHTFQETYNTASAGQAQLNQLLPSLDKAIKTSPDHSVFSLTKYQWLMQAYEQTQNATMKEQALQTLAAGKANDPYNRTFILAQYENFKKDGNITEMLKVLEEGISKFRWDIVLYDHAIVEYAAAMSSDAGNADTYRTRALEIKAEVERRIAQLATLPPEQSQGRDFNFTPAMQQALAAIESK; encoded by the coding sequence ATGAGTGCAAGGAAAAATGCAACACAAAACACAGCGGGATTAGCAAAAGAGCAGCCGCTGTTGCAAGGGTTACTGACGCTCGGCCTAGCCTTGTTCGTCCTTATTTTCCCATACGATCGCGGATTATTCAACGGCTACGAATATGCCTTCGAATCTCCCATTTACAACGCAGCCATCTACGGCTACGTTCTACTCGCCGCAACCGCCTTGTTCGCCTATCTCACGGGCTGGAAACTGAACAACCACCGCAGCGTGCTGTCGATTGCGATTTTGCTGCTGCCGGCCATCTATTGGCTCTCTTCTATGCAGGCCGTCTCCAGCTATTATGCCAAATTTATGACGTTTGTCTTTTTCCTGCTCGCTGCCCTGTTTCTGACCAGTCTCTATGCCGCTGGAAAAGTACAGATGCGCAAATGGCTGGAATACGGGGTTATGCTGTCTGCCTATTTAATCGTATTTTTCGGTCTGCTGAACTTGTTCGGTCAGCAATATTACAAAGACGCCATGTGGCTTGCCCATGACGGCTACCGGCTCAGCTCAGTCTTTCAATATTCCAATACTTACGCCGGCTTCCTGATTGCCATCTTTCTGATCGCCGCTTATTATGCGGCAACCTGTGAGCGCTGGTACATGCGTCTTGCTAATTCCATTATGCTCGTACCGATTTTAATTTCCTTTTTTCTCGCTTATTCGCGGGGCGCCATCGTTATCATACCGGTGATGCTTATTGTGATTCTGCCTTTCCTGAAGCTGGCTAGACAGTTTGCTTATGTCGTTTATGCTGGTCTATCCGCTTTGCTGACTCTCGTTATTTTGGGTAAAATTACGGCTAATACAGAAGCGATTTCCGCAATTGTTCAACCGACCGAAACGAAAGTTGCGACGACGATCTCGATGTTCGACAAGCTGCCGCTGCAAAGCTGGGCACTGCTTGCTGGCGCTGCTCTTGTTAATGCAGGGCTGATCATACTTATACACAAGAAGCTATTCCCTTGGATTGAAAATAAAAGTGAGCGCCTTGCGCAGCGCAAATGGGCATTTGCTGCTTTTCCCGCCGCGATTATCGTTATCGGACTATTAGCAGCCGTATTGCTTATTACAAGCGATGGCATACGTGATCTGCTGCCTGAGAAAATCGCTTCCCGCTTTGAAAACATCAACTTGCAGCAGCACAGCGTTCTCGAGCGCTGGACCTTCTACGAGGATGGTCTTAAGGTTGCCAAAGACTACCCGCTGCTCGGAGCAGGCGGAGGCGGCTGGCAGGCTCTTTATGAGCAATACCAGAACAATCCTTATTGGAGCAGACAAGCGCACAGCTTCTTCATTCAAACGCTGGTTGAGGTAGGCTGGATTGGATTTGCAGCGCTGATTGGGCTGCTTATATACACCTACTTCTTATATATCCGCTCATATATTCGTCACCCAGAGCGCCGGGGCAGCCACTTGATCTTTTTTATTTTGGCAACGACGCTGCTGCTGCATAGCGCCATCGATTTTGATATGAGTTATGTCTATTTGAGCGCTTTGCTGTTCATCAGCTTGGGTGCTATGATTGCACCGTATGGCAAATCGCTAGCGTTTAAACAAAGAGAAGAAAATGTACAGGGCCGCACCGTAAAATGGATCTATCCAACTGCAATCGGTGTGCTGGCAATTGTCCTGCTAGTCGGCTCCGCACGCGAGAACAGCGCAAACCACACGTTCCAAGAAACGTACAATACGGCTTCTGCCGGACAGGCTCAGCTTAACCAACTGCTGCCTTCGCTTGACAAAGCCATCAAGACGTCACCTGATCATTCCGTGTTCAGCTTGACGAAATATCAATGGCTCATGCAGGCCTATGAGCAGACGCAAAATGCTACAATGAAAGAACAGGCGCTGCAGACGCTTGCAGCAGGCAAAGCGAATGATCCTTATAATCGCACCTTTATTTTGGCCCAGTACGAAAATTTCAAAAAGGACGGCAACATAACGGAAATGCTTAAAGTGCTGGAAGAAGGCATCAGCAAATTCCGATGGGATATTGTTTTATATGATCATGCGATTGTAGAATACGCGGCTGCTATGAGCAGCGATGCTGGCAACGCGGATACTTACCGCACGCGGGCGCTGGAAATTAAAGCAGAAGTCGAGCGGCGCATTGCCCAGCTCGCAACGCTGCCTCCTGAGCAATCACAGGGTCGTGATTTCAACTTCACCCCTGCCATGCAGCAGGCACTGGCTGCAATCGAAAGTAAATAA
- a CDS encoding M23 family metallopeptidase: MNRSSNSKWSFVIMRGADKTVKQFHVSKRSVIAAPAAAALAVSGCFAALQLKSVFELHELEAQLVEQATQQDKQTQQYHHTVANKDETILALQQQLASLAQQTEDMQTRVDELLALENKLKAFIDKYGSSDSGIDTSSHKPQQQSEQLYKREQALAQQADYDASGSLQTSGMSFRALASSTSFDVQSLSEMVDSLEETMAQTLRQAQTRRQQVDSYPSGWPTYSKKLTSSFGYRKDPFSGKAVFHAGIDIGGKAGDPVFSAAEGTIKEVGTGGSEGNYIVVDHHNGLNSVYMHLQSMEAKEGEQVVRGEKIGLLGSTGRSTGPHLHFQIMQGDEAVNPLPYLLQPS, from the coding sequence TTGAATCGATCGTCCAATTCAAAGTGGTCGTTTGTAATCATGCGCGGCGCCGACAAAACCGTCAAGCAGTTCCATGTCTCAAAGCGATCCGTCATTGCGGCTCCCGCCGCAGCCGCACTAGCCGTGTCGGGCTGCTTTGCCGCGCTGCAGCTCAAATCCGTCTTTGAGCTGCATGAGCTCGAGGCGCAGCTTGTGGAGCAGGCAACGCAGCAGGATAAACAGACGCAGCAGTATCATCATACCGTCGCCAATAAGGATGAGACGATCCTCGCCCTACAGCAGCAGCTGGCAAGCCTTGCCCAGCAAACCGAGGACATGCAGACGCGTGTAGATGAGCTCCTCGCACTGGAAAACAAGCTTAAAGCGTTCATTGACAAATATGGCAGCTCTGATTCTGGGATAGACACAAGCAGCCACAAGCCTCAGCAGCAATCTGAACAGCTGTACAAGCGCGAGCAGGCTTTGGCACAGCAAGCCGATTATGATGCCAGCGGTTCCCTGCAAACGAGCGGGATGTCCTTTCGAGCTTTGGCTTCTTCTACCTCATTTGACGTTCAATCGTTGAGCGAAATGGTCGATTCTTTGGAGGAGACGATGGCGCAGACGCTTCGGCAAGCTCAAACAAGAAGGCAGCAGGTCGACTCCTATCCATCGGGCTGGCCTACCTATTCGAAGAAGCTGACCTCCAGCTTCGGCTACCGCAAGGACCCTTTTTCAGGGAAAGCTGTCTTTCATGCCGGTATAGATATTGGCGGCAAAGCAGGCGACCCTGTTTTCAGCGCAGCGGAAGGAACGATTAAGGAGGTTGGTACTGGAGGCTCAGAGGGCAACTATATTGTTGTCGACCATCATAACGGACTGAACAGCGTCTATATGCATTTGCAAAGCATGGAGGCCAAGGAGGGAGAACAGGTTGTACGGGGCGAGAAAATCGGCCTGCTAGGCTCTACCGGCAGAAGTACGGGCCCTCATCTTCATTTTCAAATTATGCAGGGCGATGAGGCCGTCAATCCTTTGCCCTACTTGCTTCAACCATCCTAA
- a CDS encoding methyltransferase domain-containing protein has protein sequence MKYDFNIDMSSDNSLSLILRNIRPNSIVLEFGPARGYMTAYMQQELKCKVYGVEIDPEAAVVAQSFTEQMIICDIETMIWKDKLPPNIMFDHIIFADVLEHLRDPEQVLREAAAYLKADGTILSSIPNISHSAVIMELLSGEFKYRSLGLLDHTHIRFFTRSSVERLIEGAGLVAKEWNRTLLHPEHTELKKQYADLPIEISRYLEHRKDSHVYQFITISGKPGEQGATAFHLESDYIYTDFIQLFFETDEGFSERASQKKAILTSNDEYLSYSFDKIDIARGKKLRLDPTNFKALIQISTITLKNQHAETVNEFRGENLFELIHLEHNIVSVGQPEQCLYYVTDNDPQIHLHFNHLLLENVHQFHIEMRVIRESAHVITILKEIYGQQIINLQQLSRSRELQLEQAEVRLEEEQQIITNIEAQKAAIELQNLALEQNLSVQKKALEHQNSLLEAAIKREHEVQSQLEKLVTSKTWRLTKPLRVISRWFFKD, from the coding sequence ATGAAATATGACTTTAATATAGATATGTCATCGGATAATTCATTATCGTTGATATTGCGTAACATAAGACCGAATTCTATCGTTTTGGAGTTTGGACCAGCTAGAGGGTACATGACAGCTTATATGCAGCAGGAGCTAAAGTGTAAGGTTTATGGAGTAGAGATTGATCCAGAAGCAGCAGTAGTAGCACAAAGCTTCACTGAGCAAATGATTATATGTGATATTGAAACAATGATTTGGAAGGATAAACTGCCACCAAATATCATGTTTGATCATATTATTTTTGCTGATGTATTGGAGCATTTGCGTGATCCTGAGCAGGTTTTGCGAGAAGCAGCCGCCTATTTAAAAGCAGATGGTACGATATTGAGCTCTATTCCAAACATAAGTCATTCAGCTGTCATTATGGAACTGCTGTCAGGGGAGTTTAAATATCGTTCTTTAGGCTTGCTTGATCACACTCATATTCGTTTTTTCACAAGATCCAGTGTAGAGAGATTAATAGAAGGGGCAGGATTAGTTGCGAAGGAGTGGAACCGTACTTTATTGCACCCGGAGCATACGGAATTAAAAAAACAATATGCTGATCTTCCTATAGAAATAAGCCGATATCTAGAGCATAGAAAAGACTCGCATGTTTACCAGTTTATTACCATCTCCGGAAAGCCCGGGGAGCAAGGGGCTACAGCATTCCATTTAGAATCGGATTACATATACACAGATTTTATCCAGTTGTTTTTCGAGACAGATGAAGGGTTTTCAGAAAGGGCTTCTCAGAAAAAGGCGATTCTCACAAGCAACGATGAGTATTTGAGCTACTCATTCGATAAAATTGATATAGCACGCGGAAAAAAGCTTAGGCTAGACCCGACGAATTTTAAAGCTTTGATCCAAATTTCGACTATAACATTAAAGAATCAGCATGCTGAAACCGTTAATGAGTTTAGGGGAGAAAACTTATTTGAGCTTATCCATTTAGAACATAACATAGTTAGTGTCGGGCAACCTGAACAATGTCTATATTATGTGACGGATAATGACCCGCAAATTCATCTTCATTTTAATCATCTCTTATTGGAGAATGTACATCAATTTCATATTGAAATGCGTGTCATAAGAGAGAGTGCTCATGTCATTACAATTCTAAAAGAAATATATGGACAGCAAATTATTAATTTGCAACAGCTTTCCAGGTCTAGAGAATTGCAACTAGAGCAGGCCGAAGTTCGTCTGGAGGAAGAACAGCAAATTATTACAAATATAGAAGCACAAAAAGCAGCTATTGAGCTGCAAAACCTAGCACTTGAACAAAACTTATCGGTGCAAAAAAAAGCCCTGGAGCATCAAAATTCTTTATTAGAAGCAGCTATAAAAAGAGAGCATGAAGTGCAATCGCAGCTAGAGAAGCTAGTTACATCAAAAACATGGAGGTTGACCAAGCCTTTAAGAGTCATAAGTCGTTGGTTCTTCAAAGATTAG
- a CDS encoding ABC transporter ATP-binding protein yields the protein MSYDPIISLRQISKSFKMYEKPIDRLKQVIMRKNNYKEFWPLKNISMDIYRGQTVGIIGKNGSGKSTLLQIIAQTLTPTEGEINIYGRIAALLELGSGFNPEYTGRENAIMNGAINGFTSAQIEGRMAAIEAFADIGDFMDQPVKTYSSGMYVRLAFSCAIHVDPDILIVDEALAVGDMQFQLKCIEKMKAFKEQGKTILFVSHDGYSIRNFCDEAIWLIDGEIHQRGDANSVTKDYEDFMKHGLDSIEADETALHDEERSSQVLTINKVEFRDGQGEYKKHFQFGEDIYIELDYQLHKSQQDLVGGIALFDKQGTYICGLNTKLDKYKLSELPGNYKLILKYDKIALLPGTYSIDVGFFESSGLVRLDYKARYDSFRISSERYFAEGLTFFEHEWSLER from the coding sequence ATGTCTTATGATCCTATAATCTCCTTACGGCAAATTAGCAAGTCCTTTAAGATGTACGAAAAGCCAATAGATCGCTTAAAGCAAGTCATTATGCGCAAAAACAACTATAAAGAGTTCTGGCCGCTTAAAAACATCTCCATGGATATTTACAGAGGGCAGACAGTTGGCATCATCGGGAAAAATGGATCAGGCAAAAGTACGCTGTTGCAAATTATTGCCCAAACGTTGACTCCTACCGAAGGGGAAATAAATATTTACGGCAGAATTGCTGCTTTACTCGAACTCGGTAGCGGCTTTAACCCTGAATATACGGGGCGGGAAAATGCAATTATGAATGGAGCGATTAACGGTTTTACTTCCGCTCAAATTGAAGGAAGAATGGCAGCCATTGAGGCGTTCGCGGATATAGGAGATTTTATGGATCAACCGGTTAAAACCTACTCGTCAGGCATGTACGTTCGTTTAGCTTTTTCCTGTGCTATTCATGTTGATCCCGATATTCTGATTGTAGATGAAGCTTTAGCTGTAGGGGATATGCAGTTTCAGCTAAAATGTATTGAAAAGATGAAGGCGTTTAAGGAACAGGGGAAGACGATATTATTTGTAAGTCATGATGGGTATTCTATTCGCAATTTTTGCGATGAAGCGATCTGGTTAATTGATGGCGAAATTCATCAGCGTGGGGATGCTAATTCAGTAACGAAAGACTACGAAGACTTTATGAAGCATGGACTCGACTCCATTGAAGCTGATGAAACGGCATTACATGATGAAGAACGAAGCTCACAGGTTCTTACGATAAATAAAGTAGAATTTCGTGATGGACAAGGTGAATACAAAAAACATTTTCAATTCGGTGAAGATATATATATTGAATTGGACTATCAACTGCATAAATCCCAACAGGATTTGGTAGGTGGCATAGCTTTATTTGATAAGCAAGGTACATATATATGTGGTTTGAATACGAAGCTTGATAAGTATAAATTATCTGAACTTCCTGGTAATTATAAATTAATTTTAAAATATGACAAAATAGCATTGTTGCCTGGAACTTATTCTATTGATGTAGGTTTTTTTGAAAGCTCTGGCTTGGTTAGACTAGATTACAAGGCAAGATATGACTCTTTTAGAATTAGCTCAGAACGATATTTTGCAGAGGGCCTTACATTTTTTGAACATGAATGGAGCCTTGAAAGGTAG